In a single window of the Etheostoma spectabile isolate EspeVRDwgs_2016 chromosome 3, UIUC_Espe_1.0, whole genome shotgun sequence genome:
- the cep126 gene encoding centrosomal protein of 126 kDa isoform X1 → MHVGQGNFFFHSDSRLGADGGLGDERQLLVEEQKLCRSRARKFSLETNRRRKAQEERRKQRDVQEQRLIENILKQRRQRVQDATERFQRAHLPPSQRRRQSFRRNVPNIEDALNELQGSFSSYTRQSSFLSSNSNVSRSCSPSPKPPTVSKSSHRHALSAVEAYTKLLQEQSSQSSEKAQEKRPDHSPQDSQLSDSCNSESISSKDSLENEDHNLSTKNLQHSYSSFSLDSEKPQPDLRQQNDLCPPSDLNAFSAMMLLADDFPQSRKLHDPKQKTPMDSEGPNSKMHIPKASWGFTSVEKTPETETQLAPHNCNLLTLCEMISADPEHFEVNSSQNNPNDKNTVTNIVSTSNIALESPCPKEEALLDLRQKGVHDDKQSKHPSAAEILLRDKNGNSADNLFEAPPFLNNSTTDNAIQDGTLQQTGREKHNLSSLKEPRTSINNLNKVLNSEPKPEKPINAALLQRTCLSNIQSNTPKCLKCPEEEVQKMPVSDRTSHSACGVRFIKGILKKQSKYMSGDEPYTCVYGSGHFIFAKQVALAIRDSVELTRAKTKDAESSSSVKKKLRWFDEVHKGQEDREQNIMNQIKGRSSILSQSDNSSEDHQLSLATVSGASKLGPSLTPPASAGYHFTKQAWADVGVQVSLPQERSDEVKVAQSSTRIVGPNVPRRERPSRAAAAPISSRTRKGTVIRPQSATEVSQIAKTQGKIMAPRPPPRMDPSVKDKTLSITRTPYGVDHAGVCCKQALVAEHALHKSISEDFPSPSTHNVIRADSNVMYTPLPPSYAYPVSKSNMKAAPSTGHQDAQGCSRLRGMVYNDKGLCLDCTPTDEEISQLWLGVRTALATNEAKAMLRRQAADSGRVGRKACVDQSRQPPGSVTRRLPQPAQPTKQSTEPVTPFSNTYYMACPDQGLVSAAQLHLAEVHAGGPPQDMDIVAAMETAQTQRPGTVQQRSQQQGLTTISMEEQKILLSLDRLNHQLYCVREHVGGNAGTRGLVLIDASSTKEVKGTNHHKLRASSANNRSRCQKRL, encoded by the exons ATGCATGTTGGTCAGGGCAACTTCTTCTTCCACTC AGACTCGAGGTTGGGAGCTGATGGAGGCCTCGGAGATGAGAGACAACTTCTGGTCGAAGAGCAGAAGTTATGCAGATCCCGAGCTCGCAAGTTCTCGCTGGAAACCAACCGACGCAGGAA GGCTCAGGAGGAGCGGCGGAAGCAGAGGGATGTGCAGGAGCAACGGCTGATAGAGAACATCCTGAAGCAACGCAGACAGCGAGTACAGGATGCTACCGAGCGCTTCCAGAGAGCCCATTTACCGCCTTCTCAGAGACGTAGACAAT CTTTTAGAAGAAACGTCCCAAATATTGAAGATGCACTCAATGAACTTCAAGGCTCCTTCAGTTCCTACACCCGCCAGTCATCTTTCTTGTCAAGCAATTCTAACGTtagcag AAGCTGCTCTCCGTCCCCTAAGCCTCCCACCGTTTCTAAATCCTCCCACCGCCATGCCCTCTCTGCTGTGGAGGCCTACACCAAACTGCTGCAGGAGCAGAGCAGTCAATCCTCTGAAAAGGCACAAGAGAAACGACCAGATCACAGTCCACAG GACAGCCAACTGTCTGATAGCTGTAATTCTGAAAGCATTTCTAGTAAGGACAGTTTGGAGAATGAGGACCACAACCTCAGCACAAAAAATCTACAGCATTCTTATTCATCATTCTCGCTTGACTCAGAGAAGCCCCAACCAGACCTGAGACAGCAAAATGATTTGTGTCCACCATCAGACCTTAATGCTTTCTCAGCGATGATGCTGCTTGCTGATGACTTTCCACAATCAAGGAAACTGCATGATCCAAAGCAGAAAACACCAATGGATTCGGAAGGGCCCAACAGTAAGATGCACATTCCCAAAGCTTCTTGGGGGTTCACATCTGTTGAGAAAACACCTGAAACGGAGACACAGCTTGCTCCGCACAACTGCAACTTATTAACTCTTTGTGAAATGATTAGTGCAGACCCAGAGCACTTTGAGGTGAACTCCTCACAAAACAATCCCAACGACAAAAATACTGTTACAAATATAGTTTCTACCAGCAACATAGCACTCGAGTCTCCATGTCCTAAGGAAGAGGCTCTGTTGGATCTCAGGCAGAAGGGGGTGCATGAtgacaaacaatcaaaacatCCATCAGCTGCAGAAATTCTTCTACGTGACAAAAATGGCAACAGCGCAGACAATTTGTTTGAGGCTCCCCCTTTTTTGAACAATAGCACAACAGATAATGCCATACAAGACGGGACTCTTCAGcaaacaggaagagaaaaacacaatctGTCATCCCTTAAGGAGCCTAGAACTTCCATAAACAACCTCAATAAGGTTTTAAACTCAGAGCCCAAACCTGAAAAGCCCATTAATGCAGCATTGCTGCAACGCACATGCTTATCTAACATTCAATCAAACACTCCTAAGTGCCTTAAGTGTCCTGAGGAAGAAGTGCAAAAAATGCCTGTTTCAGACAGGACATCTCATTCAGCATGTGGTGTCCGATTCATTAAAGGAATTCTTAAAAAGCAGTCCAAATATATGTCAGGAGATGAGCCATACACATGTGTGTATGGCTcaggacattttatttttgcaaaacaaGTAGCTTTAGCGATTAGAGACAGTGTGGAATTGACTAGGGCCAAAACTAAGGATGCAGAGAGCAGCAGCTCTGTCAAAAAGAAGCTACGCTGGTTTGATGAGGTACACAAGGGACAAGAGGACAGAGAACAGAACATTATGAATCAGATCAAAGGCAGGTCTTCCATTCTCTCTCAGTCAGATAACAGCTCTGAGGACCACCAGCTAAGTCTAGCCACAGTCTCAGGGGCTTCTAAGCTTGGACCCAGCTTGACCCCTCCGGCCTCTGCTGGTTATCACTTTACAAAACAAGCGTGGGCAGATGTTGGGGTTCAAGTCAGCTTGCCCCAAGAACGGTCAGACGAGGTCAAGGTGGCACAGAGTAGCACCCGGATTGTTGGCCCTAACGTCCCTCGGAGAGAGCGCCCTTCCAGAGCTGCAGCGGCTCCTATTTCCTCGCGGACTAGAAAGGGCACTGTCATACGACCTCAATCTGCCACCGAGGTGAGTCAGATTGCCAAAACCCAAGGGAAGATCATGGCGCCCCGCCCACCTCCTCGGATGGATCCATCGGTGAAGGACAAGACACTGTCCATCACTAGGACTCCATATGGCGTGGACCATGCTGGTGTCTGCTGTAAACAAGCTCTGGTTGCAGAGCATGCCCTGCACAAGTCCATCTCTGAAGACTTTCCCTCACCTTCCACACATAATGTAATCAGAGCAGATAGCAACGTTATGTACACACCACTACCACCCTCGTATGCCTACCCCGTGTCAAAGAGCAACATGAAGGCCGCGCCCAGCACAGGTCATCAGGATGCTCAGGGCTGCAGCAGACTAAGAGGGATGGTGTACAATGATAAAGGCCTCTGTTTAGATTGCACTCCCACAGATGAGGAGATCTCGCAGCTCTGGCTCGGTGTCCGCACTGCCTTAGCCACCAATGAAG CAAAAGCCATGCTTAGGAGACAGGCGGCGGACAGTGGGCGGGTCGGGAGGAAAGCCTGCGTGGATCAGAGCAGACAGCCTCCTGGCTCCGTGACTAGAAGGCTTCCTCAGCCCGCTCAG cCAACAAAACAGTCCACAGAGCCAGTCACACCGTTTTCCAATACTTACTACATGGCCTGTCCAGATCAAG GTTTGGTGAGTGCAGCCCAGTTACACCTGGCTGAAGTACATGCTGGAGGCCCACCGCAAGACATGGATATTGTGGCTGCCATGGAAACAGCCCAAACACAGAGGCCTGGCACGGTGCAGCAGCGCAGCCAACAACAGGGACTCACTACCATTTCCATGGAGGAGCAGAAAATCCTCCTCTCTCTGGACAGACTCAACCACCAGCTGTACT
- the cep126 gene encoding centrosomal protein of 126 kDa isoform X5, whose product MGGNNHSARCQGAASLVAIMAQEERRKQRDVQEQRLIENILKQRRQRVQDATERFQRAHLPPSQRRRQSFRRNVPNIEDALNELQGSFSSYTRQSSFLSSNSNVSRSCSPSPKPPTVSKSSHRHALSAVEAYTKLLQEQSSQSSEKAQEKRPDHSPQDSQLSDSCNSESISSKDSLENEDHNLSTKNLQHSYSSFSLDSEKPQPDLRQQNDLCPPSDLNAFSAMMLLADDFPQSRKLHDPKQKTPMDSEGPNSKMHIPKASWGFTSVEKTPETETQLAPHNCNLLTLCEMISADPEHFEVNSSQNNPNDKNTVTNIVSTSNIALESPCPKEEALLDLRQKGVHDDKQSKHPSAAEILLRDKNGNSADNLFEAPPFLNNSTTDNAIQDGTLQQTGREKHNLSSLKEPRTSINNLNKVLNSEPKPEKPINAALLQRTCLSNIQSNTPKCLKCPEEEVQKMPVSDRTSHSACGVRFIKGILKKQSKYMSGDEPYTCVYGSGHFIFAKQVALAIRDSVELTRAKTKDAESSSSVKKKLRWFDEVHKGQEDREQNIMNQIKGRSSILSQSDNSSEDHQLSLATVSGASKLGPSLTPPASAGYHFTKQAWADVGVQVSLPQERSDEVKVAQSSTRIVGPNVPRRERPSRAAAAPISSRTRKGTVIRPQSATEVSQIAKTQGKIMAPRPPPRMDPSVKDKTLSITRTPYGVDHAGVCCKQALVAEHALHKSISEDFPSPSTHNVIRADSNVMYTPLPPSYAYPVSKSNMKAAPSTGHQDAQGCSRLRGMVYNDKGLCLDCTPTDEEISQLWLGVRTALATNEAKAMLRRQAADSGRVGRKACVDQSRQPPGSVTRRLPQPAQPTKQSTEPVTPFSNTYYMACPDQGLVSAAQLHLAEVHAGGPPQDMDIVAAMETAQTQRPGTVQQRSQQQGLTTISMEEQKILLSLDRLNHQLYCVREHVGGNAGTRGLVLIDASSTKEVKGTNHHKLRASSANNRSRCQKRL is encoded by the exons ATGGGGGGAAACAACCACAGTGCCCGTTGTCAAGGAGCTGCGTCCTTGGTTGCCATCAT GGCTCAGGAGGAGCGGCGGAAGCAGAGGGATGTGCAGGAGCAACGGCTGATAGAGAACATCCTGAAGCAACGCAGACAGCGAGTACAGGATGCTACCGAGCGCTTCCAGAGAGCCCATTTACCGCCTTCTCAGAGACGTAGACAAT CTTTTAGAAGAAACGTCCCAAATATTGAAGATGCACTCAATGAACTTCAAGGCTCCTTCAGTTCCTACACCCGCCAGTCATCTTTCTTGTCAAGCAATTCTAACGTtagcag AAGCTGCTCTCCGTCCCCTAAGCCTCCCACCGTTTCTAAATCCTCCCACCGCCATGCCCTCTCTGCTGTGGAGGCCTACACCAAACTGCTGCAGGAGCAGAGCAGTCAATCCTCTGAAAAGGCACAAGAGAAACGACCAGATCACAGTCCACAG GACAGCCAACTGTCTGATAGCTGTAATTCTGAAAGCATTTCTAGTAAGGACAGTTTGGAGAATGAGGACCACAACCTCAGCACAAAAAATCTACAGCATTCTTATTCATCATTCTCGCTTGACTCAGAGAAGCCCCAACCAGACCTGAGACAGCAAAATGATTTGTGTCCACCATCAGACCTTAATGCTTTCTCAGCGATGATGCTGCTTGCTGATGACTTTCCACAATCAAGGAAACTGCATGATCCAAAGCAGAAAACACCAATGGATTCGGAAGGGCCCAACAGTAAGATGCACATTCCCAAAGCTTCTTGGGGGTTCACATCTGTTGAGAAAACACCTGAAACGGAGACACAGCTTGCTCCGCACAACTGCAACTTATTAACTCTTTGTGAAATGATTAGTGCAGACCCAGAGCACTTTGAGGTGAACTCCTCACAAAACAATCCCAACGACAAAAATACTGTTACAAATATAGTTTCTACCAGCAACATAGCACTCGAGTCTCCATGTCCTAAGGAAGAGGCTCTGTTGGATCTCAGGCAGAAGGGGGTGCATGAtgacaaacaatcaaaacatCCATCAGCTGCAGAAATTCTTCTACGTGACAAAAATGGCAACAGCGCAGACAATTTGTTTGAGGCTCCCCCTTTTTTGAACAATAGCACAACAGATAATGCCATACAAGACGGGACTCTTCAGcaaacaggaagagaaaaacacaatctGTCATCCCTTAAGGAGCCTAGAACTTCCATAAACAACCTCAATAAGGTTTTAAACTCAGAGCCCAAACCTGAAAAGCCCATTAATGCAGCATTGCTGCAACGCACATGCTTATCTAACATTCAATCAAACACTCCTAAGTGCCTTAAGTGTCCTGAGGAAGAAGTGCAAAAAATGCCTGTTTCAGACAGGACATCTCATTCAGCATGTGGTGTCCGATTCATTAAAGGAATTCTTAAAAAGCAGTCCAAATATATGTCAGGAGATGAGCCATACACATGTGTGTATGGCTcaggacattttatttttgcaaaacaaGTAGCTTTAGCGATTAGAGACAGTGTGGAATTGACTAGGGCCAAAACTAAGGATGCAGAGAGCAGCAGCTCTGTCAAAAAGAAGCTACGCTGGTTTGATGAGGTACACAAGGGACAAGAGGACAGAGAACAGAACATTATGAATCAGATCAAAGGCAGGTCTTCCATTCTCTCTCAGTCAGATAACAGCTCTGAGGACCACCAGCTAAGTCTAGCCACAGTCTCAGGGGCTTCTAAGCTTGGACCCAGCTTGACCCCTCCGGCCTCTGCTGGTTATCACTTTACAAAACAAGCGTGGGCAGATGTTGGGGTTCAAGTCAGCTTGCCCCAAGAACGGTCAGACGAGGTCAAGGTGGCACAGAGTAGCACCCGGATTGTTGGCCCTAACGTCCCTCGGAGAGAGCGCCCTTCCAGAGCTGCAGCGGCTCCTATTTCCTCGCGGACTAGAAAGGGCACTGTCATACGACCTCAATCTGCCACCGAGGTGAGTCAGATTGCCAAAACCCAAGGGAAGATCATGGCGCCCCGCCCACCTCCTCGGATGGATCCATCGGTGAAGGACAAGACACTGTCCATCACTAGGACTCCATATGGCGTGGACCATGCTGGTGTCTGCTGTAAACAAGCTCTGGTTGCAGAGCATGCCCTGCACAAGTCCATCTCTGAAGACTTTCCCTCACCTTCCACACATAATGTAATCAGAGCAGATAGCAACGTTATGTACACACCACTACCACCCTCGTATGCCTACCCCGTGTCAAAGAGCAACATGAAGGCCGCGCCCAGCACAGGTCATCAGGATGCTCAGGGCTGCAGCAGACTAAGAGGGATGGTGTACAATGATAAAGGCCTCTGTTTAGATTGCACTCCCACAGATGAGGAGATCTCGCAGCTCTGGCTCGGTGTCCGCACTGCCTTAGCCACCAATGAAG CAAAAGCCATGCTTAGGAGACAGGCGGCGGACAGTGGGCGGGTCGGGAGGAAAGCCTGCGTGGATCAGAGCAGACAGCCTCCTGGCTCCGTGACTAGAAGGCTTCCTCAGCCCGCTCAG cCAACAAAACAGTCCACAGAGCCAGTCACACCGTTTTCCAATACTTACTACATGGCCTGTCCAGATCAAG GTTTGGTGAGTGCAGCCCAGTTACACCTGGCTGAAGTACATGCTGGAGGCCCACCGCAAGACATGGATATTGTGGCTGCCATGGAAACAGCCCAAACACAGAGGCCTGGCACGGTGCAGCAGCGCAGCCAACAACAGGGACTCACTACCATTTCCATGGAGGAGCAGAAAATCCTCCTCTCTCTGGACAGACTCAACCACCAGCTGTACT